In one Echinicola marina genomic region, the following are encoded:
- a CDS encoding family 43 glycosylhydrolase — MKNLFNLSGLLAMVSLLLISCKPQSQAPEAYLFAYFTGNGPGEESVHYAISKDGFNYRALNNNQPIISADSISLRGGVRDPHILRGEDGMFYMVLTDLYVPEDGWTNQGMVFLKSKDLVNWTHNTVHIPDLFPEEFGDVKRVWAPQTIYDPTVGKYMVYFSMLQEGGADIIYYAYANEDFTGLESVPKQLFFHPEEKSCIDGDIIHHNGKYHLFFKTEGHGNGIKKAVSDQLTEGYVMQDKYLQQTNEAVEGSGIFKLNDSEKYILMYDVYMKGAYQFTESTDLENFSIIDDQVSMNFHPRHGTVLPITQDEVTRLVDAFGIDEQNWIISTNKEQIDGNNVMLDQDIGSIYLPVKYDVALEKVNPQFELFAGFQISPEGPQDFSSGPVDYILTLPDGTEKVFQVTARKDHNPVLKGYYADPEIIYSEKTGKFHLYPTSDGFTGWSGTYFKSFSSEDLVNWKDDGVILDLKKDVDWTSRNAWAPCAIEKKINGAYKYFYYFTAGQKVGVAVADDPAGPFVDSGKPLVDFRPEGVRGGQEIDPDVFTDPQTGKDYLYWGNGYLAAVPLNDDMVSFDKSKLKLLTPKDGTFREGTEVFFREGKYYFLWSENDTRDEDYRVRYAFADSPMGPLTIPEDNMVIAKEPEKGIYGTGHNSVIQIPGKDEWYIVYHRFTRPHGIKMGRAAGYHREVCIDKLTFDKDGKIIRVEPTVEGIKGTME; from the coding sequence GGTAATGGACCGGGAGAGGAATCCGTGCATTATGCCATTAGTAAGGATGGATTTAATTATAGGGCGCTAAACAATAATCAGCCTATAATCAGTGCAGATAGTATTAGCCTCAGAGGAGGAGTTAGAGACCCTCATATCCTTAGGGGCGAGGATGGAATGTTTTATATGGTTTTGACAGACCTGTACGTTCCTGAAGATGGATGGACCAATCAGGGTATGGTATTCTTAAAGTCCAAGGACTTGGTGAATTGGACCCATAACACTGTTCATATTCCTGATTTGTTTCCAGAAGAATTTGGAGATGTTAAGCGGGTATGGGCTCCTCAAACTATTTATGACCCAACCGTGGGTAAATACATGGTTTATTTTTCTATGTTACAGGAAGGCGGGGCCGATATCATTTATTATGCATACGCCAATGAAGATTTTACTGGATTGGAATCAGTACCTAAACAATTGTTTTTTCATCCAGAAGAAAAGTCTTGTATAGATGGTGACATCATCCATCATAATGGCAAATACCATTTGTTCTTTAAAACTGAAGGTCATGGGAATGGGATTAAGAAAGCGGTTTCCGATCAATTGACAGAAGGGTATGTGATGCAAGATAAATACTTGCAGCAAACCAATGAAGCTGTGGAAGGTTCCGGGATTTTTAAGTTGAATGACAGCGAAAAGTATATCCTGATGTACGATGTTTATATGAAGGGGGCCTATCAATTTACCGAAAGCACCGACTTGGAGAACTTCAGTATTATTGATGATCAAGTGAGCATGAATTTCCATCCTAGACATGGAACAGTGTTGCCCATCACACAGGATGAAGTGACACGTTTGGTAGACGCTTTTGGTATTGATGAACAAAATTGGATTATCAGTACCAATAAGGAACAAATTGATGGAAACAATGTCATGCTCGATCAGGACATTGGCAGTATTTATTTGCCGGTCAAGTATGATGTGGCACTGGAAAAGGTAAATCCACAGTTTGAGCTTTTTGCTGGTTTTCAGATCAGCCCTGAAGGTCCTCAGGATTTTAGCAGTGGACCAGTGGATTATATTTTGACACTTCCTGATGGTACCGAGAAAGTATTTCAAGTAACAGCAAGAAAAGACCACAACCCTGTGCTTAAGGGATATTATGCTGATCCTGAGATTATCTACTCTGAGAAAACCGGTAAATTCCATCTTTATCCCACCAGTGATGGATTTACAGGTTGGTCGGGTACATATTTTAAATCATTTTCCTCTGAAGATCTAGTGAACTGGAAGGATGATGGAGTGATTTTGGATTTGAAAAAAGATGTGGATTGGACGAGTAGAAATGCTTGGGCACCCTGTGCCATTGAGAAGAAGATCAATGGAGCGTATAAATATTTCTATTATTTCACCGCTGGCCAAAAGGTGGGCGTAGCGGTTGCAGATGATCCTGCAGGGCCATTTGTGGATTCAGGCAAGCCATTGGTAGACTTTAGACCTGAGGGCGTACGCGGTGGACAGGAAATCGATCCGGATGTGTTTACTGACCCTCAGACAGGGAAGGATTATCTTTATTGGGGTAATGGCTATTTGGCCGCCGTTCCTTTAAATGATGATATGGTCAGCTTTGACAAAAGTAAATTGAAGCTCTTGACCCCTAAAGACGGTACTTTCCGAGAAGGTACAGAGGTGTTTTTTAGAGAAGGGAAGTATTATTTCCTTTGGTCAGAAAATGACACCCGGGATGAGGATTATCGTGTGCGGTATGCTTTTGCTGATTCACCGATGGGGCCACTGACCATTCCTGAAGACAATATGGTTATAGCTAAGGAACCTGAAAAAGGGATTTATGGAACAGGTCATAATTCCGTAATTCAAATACCTGGCAAGGACGAATGGTATATCGTATACCATCGATTTACCCGGCCTCATGGAATTAAAATGGGTAGGGCCGCCGGATACCATAGAGAGGTATGCATCGATAAGCTGACTTTTGATAAGGATGGTAAGATAATACGAGTGGAGCCGACAGTAGAAGGTATTAAAGGTACCATGGAATGA